The Faecalibacterium sp. I3-3-89 sequence GTTGCCAAAAGCACACGGACTTCGGTGCTGGACAGCCTGAAGCGTCCGGCGACGCCCCGCAGTACAGACAAGAAACCAAAACAGCATGAGGAGGTGCGATAACATGAATACCAATAATCTGAATACAGCCCTTTATGAAAAGATGACTGCTGAACAGGACAAGTTCCGGGACTGGCTGAAAAGCCAGCCCCCGGAAGAAATCCTACACCACACCTATGAATATACTGTCCGTGAGGATATTGTGATGGCGATGGAGGAACTGGAGCTGACCGACACCCAGGCCCAGGCGCTTTTGGAATCTCCCTCTCCGTTGGCGGATGTGTACCGTTATTTTGAAAAGCTGGAGACCGGCTATATGGATATGATCCGGGACAGTATTGAGAACCGTGCCGACGATGTGTGCAGAGCTAAAGAGGAACTGCGAACAACACCGGTCTATCCCCACTCTGCCGCCTATGCGAGAGAACATAGGGAACTGGAGCAGTACCGAGCTTCCAACAATGTAAATCTCCAATGCAAGGAGTCCATTGAAGCGGCGGTGCGGGAATACTTCGACGGAATGTATCTCAGTCACGATGCGGCAAAGGGTGTGATCGAGACCTATGGCATGGAGCGTGTGGCTTTGGTTCTGGCCAACACCGTCCAGCTTCAGGACTGGGATGGGCGCTACTCCCGACGCAATAAGGAATGGGCTAAGACCATTCCCAACGAGAACCCTGAAACCGTCCGTTGTGGTTATGTCCTGAACAGCCACCCTGCTGTGCTGGATGGCTTTATTGATCTGGTGCGAGAAGAACAGCAGCGCAGCCGTACTCAGGGAGAAAAACTGCAACCGTCCCGCCCCTCAGTACGGGATAAGCTCAAACAGGAGCTGCCTGCCCATAAGCCTGCCGCCCCGAAGAAACGGGAGCCGGAGCGATAACTATGGCAAAGCGTAAGCGGGATATGCAATTAAACTTTAGAGTTTCAGCGGAGGAGCTTGCTGTGATTGAGCAAAAAATGTCTCAGTTTGGAACCTCCAACCGTGAAGCCTATCTAAGAAAAATGGCGCTGGATGGGTATGTAGTCAAGCTGGAGCTGCCGGAGTTGAAGGAGCTTGTTTCCCTGATGCGCCGAAGCAGCAACAACTTAAACCAGCTGACCCGTAAAGTGCATGAGACTGGGCGGGTTTATGATGCTGACTTGGAGGATATATCCCAGCGGCAGGAACAGTTATGGGAGGGCGTAGAGGAAATCATTACCCAGCTTTCCAAACTCTTATAACAGGGATAGATACTCCATTTGCGGAGGGAGGAACGGCATTACTTCGCTGCTCCTCTCTCCGCTTTTTCTTTTTATCGGTATCCTTGTCTTTTGCCTGCCCATGCCGGATAATATGATTAGAAAAGATACCAAGAGCGCTGCAAGGAGGAAATGACATGAAGATTTTGAAAGGGCTTTTGATGATTATAACTGCACCGGTCATTTTGGTTCTGACACTTTTTGTCCGGCTCTGCACGGGGCTGATCTACATATCCGGTCTGGTGCTCGGCCTGTTCAGTACCGTGATTGCTCTGCTTGGTGTGGCTGTGCTGCTTACCTATTCCCCGCAGAATGGTGTGATTCTGCTGGTCATGGCATTTTTGATTAGCCCGATGGGGCTGCCACTGGCTGCAATCTGGCTGATGGGTAAGGTGCAGAGTTTGAAATTTGCAATTCAGGAGTTGGTTTATGGATAAAAATACGCAAAACCATAAAATGCCAGACACCGTCTGTTAAATTTGGGAAAAGGAATTTTATATCCACGACTTTACTTTTGAACTAATATTGAATATAATATTAGTACGAAAGGAAGTGACATGATGGGACAATTTGAACAGCTGGATCAGATGCTAACAGCACAAGAAGGAATGCTGCGAACATCACAGGTCGTATCCTCTGGAATTTCAAAGCCGGTATTTTATGATTATGTGCGTTCACGAGATTTGGATAGAGTTGCACATGGGATTTATCTGTCCAAAGATTCCTGGGTGGATGCCATGTATCTGCTTCATTTGCGATTTGAACAAGCAGTATTTTCACATGAAACAGCTTTATTTTTTCACGATCTGACAGACCGTGAACCAATAGAATATACAGTTACGGTCAAAACTGGATGCAATCCAAGCAAAATGAAAGCAGAAGGCATTCAAGTTTTTACGATTAAAGCAGACTTACATGATGTAGGACTTACAACAGCGAAAACTCCGTTCGGGCATACTGTGCCGGTTTATGATATGGAGCGAACGATCTGTGATTTGCTCAGAAGCCGTAGCAGAATTGAAATTCAGACCTTTCAGGGAGCACTGAAAGCGTATGCCCGTAGAAAAGATAAGAACCTGCGAGCTTTAATGCAATATGCCGGGATGTTCAAGGTGGAAAAAATTTTACGACAGTATTTGGAGGTACTTTTATGATAAAAACAGCAAGGCAGCTTAAAGATTTAATACGAAACCTTTCCAGAGAAAAATCCGCAGATGCTCAGATTTTAATGAGGAACTACATGATGGAGCGTTTTTTGGAGCGTATTTCTCTTTCTGAGTATCGTGATAAGTTTATCTTAAAGGGTGGTATGTTGGTAGCGGCTATGGTTGGATTGGATGCCCGCTCTACGATGGATTTGGATGCAACCATAAAAGGAGCTAATGTTAATGTGGAGGATATTGAGAATCTAATTTCATCAATCGTAACTGTTCCGATTGATGATGGTGTTAAATTTCAGCTGAAAAGTATTTCGGAGATTATGGATGAAGCAGAGTATCCGGGGATTCGTGTCAGCATGAGTACAACATTCGATGGTGTAGTGACCCCTTTGAAAATTGATATTTCTACGGGAGATGCAATCACTCCAAGAGAGGTTCGGTATTCATTCAAACTTATGCTGGAAGATCGCTCCATTGATATTTGGGCTTATAATTTAGAAACTGTGCTGGCAGAAAAACTGGAAACCATTATTACCAGAACCACAACCAATACCCGCATGAGAGATTTCTACGATATTTACATTTTAGAACAGCTGCATGGAACCACGCTGAACCCGAAAATTTTACATGATGCGCTTCTGGCAACTGCTCATAAACGGGGATCGGAGAAGTATCTTAACCAGGCTGAAGAAGTTTTTGACGAAGTGGAAAATGATTCGGTTATGCAAAAACTTTGGGAGGCATACCGTAAAAAGTTTTCTTATGCTTCTGATTTGGAATGGGATGTGATTATGAAAGCAATTCGCAGGTTATATGTTCTTTGCGAGAAGGGCATCAGCTTATGAAAAAGCATGGACACTATTGTAAAGTTTGTGGTGAATACAAAGCCAACGAAAAATTTTCAGGCAAAGGTCATGCATCCCACATTTGTAAATCCTGTGCTTCGCTACCAGCAGAAAAGCAGGCTGAACTGATGACACTGAATCGTCTTTTGAATCTTCCATGGAGGCTATCGAAAGAGCAGTTGTCCTGGCTGAAAAATCGACTAAAGGATAGGCGGCCTGATGTCCGTGCATTGGCGCAAGAGCAATATGAAATGAGATTTCCACCAAGACACTTAGAAGATGATGAGTTCAATTTTTTCGATGAAGAAAGTTTTATAGAATAGTGAAAGCGGTCTGCTATGGCAGGCCGTTTTCTTTTCGGGAAGGAGGTCTGACCTATGGCAACCACGAGAATCATGCCGCTTCATGTCGGCAAGGGCCGCACAGAAAGTCGGGCGATCAGTGACATCATCGACTATGTGGCCAATCCCAAAAAAACAGATAGCGGCAGGCTTATTACCGGCTATGCGTGTGACAGCAGGACTGCGGATGCAGAGTTCCTTCTGGCAAAGCGGCAGTACCTTGCCACGACCGGACGAGTGCGCGGTGCGGATGATGTGATTGCCTATCATGTGCGCCAGTCCTTCCGCCCCGGAGAGATCACTTCGGAAGAAGCAAACCGGCTGGGCGTAGAATTTGCCAAGCGTTTTACCAAGGGCAATCATGCCTTTGTGGTCTGCACCCACATAGACAAGTCGCACATTCACAATCACATTATCTGGTCATCGGTCAGCTTAGAATATGACCGGAAATTCCGAAACTTTTGGGGCAGCACCAAGGCGGTTCGCCGGTTAAGTGATACCATCTGCATTGAAAACGGACTGTCCATTGTAGAGAATCCGAAACTTCACGGAAAAAGCTATAACAAGTGGCTGGGAGATCAGGCAAAGCCCTCTCACCGAGAGCTGCTTCGTGTGGCGATTGACAACGCATTATCACAAAGTCCTGCTAATTTTGAGGAACTGCTGAAGCTGCTGCAAGAGTCCGGCTGTGAAGTATCAAAGCGCGGAAAATCGTATCGTTTGAAACTCCCCGGCTGGGAGAAAGCCGCCCGAATGGACAGCCTGGGCGAAGGATATGGATTAGATGATTTGCAGGCGGTTCTCTCCGGGAAGAAAACGCATACCCCACGAAAGAAAATAGTTACACAGGCAGAGACGCAGAAGGTCAATCT is a genomic window containing:
- a CDS encoding DUF3849 domain-containing protein; the protein is MNTNNLNTALYEKMTAEQDKFRDWLKSQPPEEILHHTYEYTVREDIVMAMEELELTDTQAQALLESPSPLADVYRYFEKLETGYMDMIRDSIENRADDVCRAKEELRTTPVYPHSAAYAREHRELEQYRASNNVNLQCKESIEAAVREYFDGMYLSHDAAKGVIETYGMERVALVLANTVQLQDWDGRYSRRNKEWAKTIPNENPETVRCGYVLNSHPAVLDGFIDLVREEQQRSRTQGEKLQPSRPSVRDKLKQELPAHKPAAPKKREPER
- a CDS encoding plasmid mobilization protein — protein: MTMAKRKRDMQLNFRVSAEELAVIEQKMSQFGTSNREAYLRKMALDGYVVKLELPELKELVSLMRRSSNNLNQLTRKVHETGRVYDADLEDISQRQEQLWEGVEEIITQLSKLL
- a CDS encoding CD1845 family protein; the encoded protein is MKILKGLLMIITAPVILVLTLFVRLCTGLIYISGLVLGLFSTVIALLGVAVLLTYSPQNGVILLVMAFLISPMGLPLAAIWLMGKVQSLKFAIQELVYG
- a CDS encoding type IV toxin-antitoxin system AbiEi family antitoxin domain-containing protein, with product MGQFEQLDQMLTAQEGMLRTSQVVSSGISKPVFYDYVRSRDLDRVAHGIYLSKDSWVDAMYLLHLRFEQAVFSHETALFFHDLTDREPIEYTVTVKTGCNPSKMKAEGIQVFTIKADLHDVGLTTAKTPFGHTVPVYDMERTICDLLRSRSRIEIQTFQGALKAYARRKDKNLRALMQYAGMFKVEKILRQYLEVLL
- a CDS encoding nucleotidyl transferase AbiEii/AbiGii toxin family protein — protein: MIKTARQLKDLIRNLSREKSADAQILMRNYMMERFLERISLSEYRDKFILKGGMLVAAMVGLDARSTMDLDATIKGANVNVEDIENLISSIVTVPIDDGVKFQLKSISEIMDEAEYPGIRVSMSTTFDGVVTPLKIDISTGDAITPREVRYSFKLMLEDRSIDIWAYNLETVLAEKLETIITRTTTNTRMRDFYDIYILEQLHGTTLNPKILHDALLATAHKRGSEKYLNQAEEVFDEVENDSVMQKLWEAYRKKFSYASDLEWDVIMKAIRRLYVLCEKGISL
- a CDS encoding relaxase/mobilization nuclease domain-containing protein; the encoded protein is MATTRIMPLHVGKGRTESRAISDIIDYVANPKKTDSGRLITGYACDSRTADAEFLLAKRQYLATTGRVRGADDVIAYHVRQSFRPGEITSEEANRLGVEFAKRFTKGNHAFVVCTHIDKSHIHNHIIWSSVSLEYDRKFRNFWGSTKAVRRLSDTICIENGLSIVENPKLHGKSYNKWLGDQAKPSHRELLRVAIDNALSQSPANFEELLKLLQESGCEVSKRGKSYRLKLPGWEKAARMDSLGEGYGLDDLQAVLSGKKTHTPRKKIVTQAETQKVNLLVDIQAKLQAGKGAGYARWAKVFNLKQMAQTMNYLSENNLLEYAVLEEKAAAATAHHNELSAQIKAAEKRMAEIAVLRTHIVNYAKTREVYVAYRKAGYSKKFREEHEEEILLHQAAKNAFDEMGVKKLPKVKELQTEYAKLLEEKKKTYAEYRRSREEMRELLTAKANVDRVLKMEVEQDVEKEKDHGQR